In a genomic window of Zingiber officinale cultivar Zhangliang chromosome 9B, Zo_v1.1, whole genome shotgun sequence:
- the LOC122024099 gene encoding probable BOI-related E3 ubiquitin-protein ligase 2: protein MAFFTHHHLQQPQPPAQQQQQQQLAVPFRNFVPINGQISAPVDFISASLADPTHHSVSRFMGLSPGAGTEVDGGLNGWEPMRKRIKEQDLLENSQISSIDFLHTGSVSTGLGLSLDDRRIVASSGESQLLLLPTFDQDINHEMQRMDAEIDQFIKLEGERLRKSIIEKLQMKQFQTIASLEEKIRRKVREKESEMEDINKRNAELEEQLKQLALEASTWQQRAKYNESLINSLKYNLEQLYAQRKDTKEGCGDSEVDDAASCCNGDMGLQLMSKQNNDVLSKVCKACGVNDICMLLLPCKHVCLCKECESKLSFCPSCHTSKLIGMEIYM from the exons ATGGCCTTCTTCACCCATCACCACCTTCAACAGCCGCAACCTCCGGCgcaacagcagcagcagcagcagctggCAGTCCCCTTCAG GAATTTCGTGCCGATCAATGGGCAAATCTCTGCGCCTGTCGATTTCATTTCCGCCTCCTTAGCTGATCCGACCCATCATTCTG TCAGTCGGTTCATGGGCCTCTCCCCAGGCGCTGGAACGGAGGTGGACGGTGGATTGAACGGCTGGGAGCCCATGAGGAAGCGGATCAAGGAGCAGGATCTTCTCGAGAATTCCCAGATTTCGTCCATTGATTTCCTTCATACCGGGTCAGTATCCACCGGATTAGGACTTTCACTGGACGATCGGAGGATTGTGGCTTCATCTGGGGAGTCACAGCTTCTACTTCTACCAACCTTCGACCAGGACATCAATCATGAGATGCAAAGAATGGATGCAGAAATTGATCAGTTCATCAAGCTCGAG GGTGAACGTCTTCGGAAATCAATAATAGAGAAGCTTCAGATGAAACAATTTCAAACTATAGCTTCCTTGGAGGAGAAGATCCGGAGGAAGGTAAGGGAGAAAGAATCAGAAATGGAAGACATAAACAAGAGGAATGCGGAGCTTGAGGAACAGTTGAAACAGTTGGCCCTGGAAGCAAGCACATGGCAGCAAAGGGCGAAGTACAATGAGAGCTTGATAAATTCCCTCAAATATAATCTTGAGCAACTATATGCTCAGAGAAAAGACACAAAGGAGGGGTGCGGTGACAGCGAGGTAGATGATGCTGCCTCATGTTGCAACGGGGATATGGGCTTGCAGTTGATGTCGAAGCAGAATAATGATGTGTTGTCTAAGGTGTGCAAGGCGTGCGGCGTaaatgacatttgcatgctttTATTGCCCTGCAAGCACGTATGCCTCTGCAAAGAATGTGAAAGCAAGCTTAGTTTCTGCCCTTCATGTCACACATCTAAATTGATCGGCATGGAGATCTATATGTGA
- the LOC122024096 gene encoding uncharacterized TPR repeat-containing protein At1g05150-like, with translation MVPAGGVGGRGTRAEKVRRIFERFDVNGDGGLNREEMAALVVSVNPRVKFSDDQISAILDEVFRTYADFIAAPDVGLTLPGLIRTYDDGAGDVDRDFDALGLSLSADAGGEESDSIGAASDVVVASASSSTAPTASGVLFDDALLASASAPKPPPPRAAAPPWAASSNHGILFDSSWSLLDDLEILVKRLRSKQLQRAATGGASSNDNNNSHFDSFSEAGWSREISGPSDSSERRISWDEKSRDHLTFVKEVAVLRGRADAARTREEAFDNHMVLGRGLYEHQLFRESLISFRRLCELKPTDARAHFRAGNALYAIGRHTDAKEEFLLALEAAEAGGTQSTEILPQINVNLGIALEAEGMILGACEHYREAAILCPTHFRALKLLGSALFGVGEYRAAEKALEEAIFLRQDYADAHCDLGSALHAIGEDERATQEFQKAIDLKPGHVDALYNLGGLFMDAGRFPRASEMFTRVLSVRPNHWRAQLNKAVALLGAGESDEAKRALKEAFKMTQRIEVYDAIAHLKVLQKKKKPKGSGTESERAYLVIEPSKFKRAGRKTTLRQDLAVALDIRAFQRVARLNRCDVDLLKKEMNETDVPISYSGSGEPEKSIRKAALEVILRRLLQFLKPETFQGAIKAINEKVLSVLDATGSGRVDLGMFLAILAPLCTGPTEKRKRGVFDSLLWRPSNEGGVNIRRSDAITYIKLLRAVYIPSYGVSDMLEVHGESDPSMVSYSEFLEMFNDPDWGFGILDTLIKLETGDRIRHGRRSCSVCQYPIIGSRFTEIKLQFSLCNRCYSEGKVPSNFKQEDFLFKEYGNESEAMKDMCRCFNMYSTSLQVDA, from the coding sequence ATGGTGCCGGCTGGAGGCGTTGGAGGACGGGGGACGCGAGCGGAGAAGGTGCGGCGGATCTTTGAGCGGTTCGATGTTAATGGCGATGGGGGGTTGAATCGCGAGGAGATGGCGGCGCTGGTGGTCTCCGTTAATCCCCGCGTAAAGTTCAGCGATGACCAGATCTCTGCCATCCTTGACGAGGTCTTCCGCACCTACGCCGACTTCATCGCCGCGCCTGACGTCGGCCTCACCCTCCCCGGCCTCATCCGAACTTATGATGATGGTGCCGGAGACGTTGATCGTGACTTCGACGCCCTCGGACTGAGCTTATCGGCGGACGCGGGAGGTGAAGAAAGCGACTCCATCGGCGCCGCCTCCGACGTCGTTGTGGCTTCGGCGTCCTCCTCCACTGCCCCCACGGCTTCTGGCGTCCTCTTCGATGATGCTCTCCTCGCTTCCGCTTCCGCTCCCAAGCCCCCGCCCCCTCGCGCTGCCGCGCCTCCGTGGGCAGCCTCGTCCAACCATGGCATCTTGTTTGATTCCTCGTGGAGCCTCCTCGATGACCTCGAGATCCTTGTCAAACGTCTCCGCTCTAAGCAGCTCCAGAGGGCCGCCACTGGGGGCGCCAGCAGCAATGACAACAACAATAGCCACTTTGACTCCTTCTCCGAGGCTGGGTGGTCGCGGGAGATCAGCGGGCCTTCGGATTCTTCCGAGCGGCGGATCTCGTGGGACGAGAAAAGCCGTGATCACCTTACTTTTGTCAAGGAGGTAGCCGTCCTCCGTGGCCGTGCTGACGCCGCCCGAACTAGGGAGGAAGCCTTTGACAACCACATGGTCCTCGGCCGGGGTCTCTACGAGCACCAGCTTTTCCGTGAGTCGCTCATTAGCTTTCGCCGGCTCTGCGAACTCAAGCCCACTGATGCTCGCGCTCACTTCCGTGCTGGCAATGCCCTCTATGCCATTGGCCGCCACACTGATGCCAAAGAAGAATTTTTACTGGCCTTGGAGGCCGCCGAGGCTGGGGGGACCCAATCCACTGAAATCCTCCCTCAGATCAATGTCAACCTAGGCATTGCCCTGGAAGCTGAAGGCATGATTCTTGGTGCCTGCGAGCACTATCGGGAAGCTGCTATACTTTGTCCTACCCATTTCAGAGCCCTGAAGCTTCTCGGAAGTGCACTGTTTGGTGTTGGAGAGTACCGTGCTGCTGAGAAGGCTCTGGAGGAGGCAATTTTCCTGCGGCAGGACTACGCAGATGCGCACTGTGATCTAGGGTCTGCCCTTCATGCCATTGGGGAGGACGAGAGAGCGACTCAAGAGTTCCAGAAGGCCATTGATTTGAAGCCTGGACATGTAGACGCGTTGTATAACCTTGGCGGCCTGTTCATGGATGCAGGTCGATTTCCAAGGGCGTCTGAGATGTTCACCAGAGTTTTGAGCGTGCGGCCAAACCACTGGCGGGCACAGTTGAACAAGGCAGTAGCATTATTGGGGGCTGGGGAATCAGATGAAGCAAAGCGGGCGCTTAAGGAAGCATTTAAAATGACACAAAGGATTGAGGTGTATGATGCGATTGCACATCTCAAGGTtcttcagaagaagaagaagcccaaGGGGAGTGGCACAGAAAGTGAAAGGGCATACCTTGTCATTGAGCCATCAAAGTTCAAGAGGGCTGGGAGAAAGACTACTTTAAGGCAAGATTTGGCTGTTGCGTTGGATATCAGGGCTTTCCAGAGGGTTGCAAGGCTTAATCGCTGTGATGTGGATCTCTTGAAGAAAGAAATGAATGAGACTGATGTTCCTATATCCTATTCTGGTAGTGGCGAACCTGAAAAATCAATCAGGAAGGCTGCCTTGGAAGTGATTCTTCGAAGGCTACTTCAGTTCCTCAAACCTGAAACATTCCAAGGAGCTATAAAAGCAATCAACGAGAAGGTTCTCTCTGTACTTGATGCCACTGGTTCAGGAAGGGTGGATTTGGGGATGTTTCTTGCTATCCTTGCTCCTCTGTGCACTGGTCCTACCGAAAAGCGAAAGAGGGGTGTATTTGATTCACTTCTTTGGCGACCTAGTAATGAAGGCGGGGTGAACATCAGGAGGAGTGATGCAATTACATATATAAAGCTCCTACGGGCTGTTTACATCCCCTCTTATGGTGTCAGTGACATGTTGGAGGTTCATGGAGAATCAGATCCTTCAATGGTGTCATACTCTGAGTTTCTTGAGATGTTCAATGATCCGGATTGGGGTTTTGGGATCCTAGACACATTGATTAAGCTTGAAACTGGTGATCGAATACGCCATGGTCGACGCAGCTGCTCTGTTTGCCAGTATCCGATAATTGGATCAAGATTCACAGAGATAAAGCTTCAGTTCAGCTTGTGTAACCGTTGCTACAGTGAAGGGAAGGTGCCATCAAATTTCAAGCAAGAAGATTTTTTGTTTAAAGAGTATGGAAATGAATCTGAAGCTATGAAAGATATGTGTAGGTGTTTTAATATGTATTCCACGAGCTTGCAAGTTGATGCGTAA
- the LOC122025324 gene encoding cold-regulated protein 27-like: MGDSSSNRPNAEEFSKTGSPSMDSRLVDSLSKGWTDEKHTLFLNSIESSFVNELHNGEYNSKAFLGWISRTNVHKGSCRPYETDLKPDQFKVLRKGCWENLVYDRDKKNAQIEVDSFPLSANPWIKHFRSPWITSEKNLKSSDRIDDSEFTRPSLHVASEGHYGEGTSIKQNYSQNLDGDSEEVSDQNFLDDVPVSWKRSSIIGRKRKLGAAVVHDSINEQLTPSRNPSLMPTSDGNHTPPHVTTSESSRRTSEVIASTLLSDSKEALRDDKEVIS; the protein is encoded by the exons ATGGGTGACAGTTCTTCGAATCGGCCGAATGCGGAAGAGTTTTCGAAGACGGGAAGCCCTAGCATG GACTCTCGATTAGTGGATTCGCTATCGAAAGGATGGACGGATGAAAAACATACACTATTTCTTAATTCCATTGAATCCTCTTTTGTTAATGAGCTACACAATGGGGAATACAACTCAAAGGCATTTCTTGGTTGGATATCAAGAACTAATGTGCATAAAGGTTCTTGCAGACCATATGAAACTGATCTGAAACCTGATCAG TTCAAGGTATTGCGTAAGGGTTGTTGGGAGAACCTCGTCTATGATAGAGACAAGAAGAATGCACAGATTGAAGTtgattcttttcctttatctgcaaatCCTTGGATTAAACATTTTAGATCACCTTGGATTACGTCAGAGAAGAATCTCAAATCATCTGATAGGATTGATGATTCTGAGTTCACTCGGCCTTCACTCCATGTAGCAAGTGAGGGGCATTATGGAGAAGGAACAAGCATAAAgcaaaattattctcaaaatctTGATGGTGACAGTGAAG AAGTGTCGGATCAAAATTTTTTGGATGATGTGCCTGTATCTTGGAAAAGGTCAAGTATCATAGGTAGGAAACGCAAGCTGGGGGCTGCTGTGGTTCATGATTCAATCAATGAGCAA CTAACTCCATCTAGGAATCCATCTCTCATGCCAACTTCTGATGGAAATCATACTCCTCCGCATGTGACAACTTCAGAATCTAGCAGACGAACATCAGAAGTTATTGCAAGCACATTGCTTTCGGACAGTAAAGAAGCGCTACGTGATGACAAGGAAGTGATCAGTTGA
- the LOC122024098 gene encoding CLK4-associating serine/arginine rich protein-like: MWHEARRSERKVHDLMDAARKRAQRRAVYLAKRRGDPQQLLQVAGTRCRVHRDDGLYQAAHDQQGLIPWNGKQDILIDRFDGRALLDFIRDHSSRNSRVQHKTEEEEEVEEFVNFERYRDLIKLRHRGFSDEDGLQHVQQELEAKHTLPFPFERPQVAQPSVSKGLYSQVGFSYKGDAHDESQNVDSENEDEDDEDEEEEKDFSSDDSNDERMETIAKEFGIKRYNWLVYMDKKAKEEEKRQKEIIKGDPAIRKLSRKERRKASQMEREKERETARMIGWAPHHDPYRESRRSPTYDAYPRSKRSRSRSRSRSYSPSQSRRHDRSSHGDNGHRSKSKPPKIEYITEFGGLHDLDDQKFGVSPPSSPLQADPMNRPSGGRILEALHVDPASSLSLEQEKSAKMLRPSMTISSKSSSAIAKLSKTPIEGSSKTQQGEKKETPQERLKRIMSKQLNKQIRKDNAAEMAKRRELEKQRQEKLAEASRISRYSRHSRSRSRSCSSSPPRRRRYSRSHSRSRSPRRYYSRSGSHSRSPSPRSRSRTRY; the protein is encoded by the exons ATGTGGCACGAGGCGCGGAGGTCGGAAAGGAAGGTTCATGACCTCATGGACGCGGCACGAAAGCGAGCGCAGCGTCGCGCCGTCTACCTCGCCAAGCGTCGGGGCGATCCACAGCAGTTGCTTCAGGTAGCCGGGACCAGGTGCCGCGTCCACCGCGATGACGGCTTGTACCAGGCTGCGCATGACCAGCAGGGACT GATACCCTGGAACGGGAAAcaagatatattgattgatag ATTTGATGGTCGAGCACTGCTTGATTTTATCCGAGATCATAGTTCCCGTAATAGTCGTGTTCAACATAAaactgaggaggaagaagaagtagaagagtTTGTTAATTTCGAGCGTTACCGGGATTTAATTAAACTTCGGCACAGAGGAT TTTCTGATGAAGATGGTTTGCAGCATGTTCAGCAAGAGTTGGAGGCGAAGCATACACTTCCATTTCCGTTTGAGAG ACCCCAGGTTGCACAGCCCTCTGTAAGCAAAGGGTTGTACTCACAGGTGGGATTCTCCTACAAGGGGGATGCTCATGATGAATCCCAAAATGTGGACAGTGAAAatgaggatgaagatgatgaagatgaggaggaggagaaagACTTCAGCAGTGATGATAGTAATGATGAAAGGATGGAAACTATAGCTAAAGAATTTGGTATCAAGAGATATAACTGGCTTGTTTATATGGACAAAAaagccaaggaggaagagaaaagacaGAAGGAAATAATTAAAGGAGATCCTGCTATA AGAAAATTGAGTCGCAAGGAAAGGAGGAAGGCTTCTCAAATGGAAAGAGAAAAAGAACGGGAAACAGCACGAATGATAGGATGGGCTCCCCATCATGATCCCTACAG GGAATCACGCAGAAGTCCCACATATGATGCTTATCCCAGGAGCAAGAG ATCACGATCCAGATCCAGGTCCAGGTCATATTCCCCTTCACAGTCCAGACGTCATGATCGCAGTTCTCATGGTGATAATGGGCATCGAAGCAAGTCAAAACCTCCTAAGATTGAATATATCACAGAGTTTGGTGGTTTACATGACTTGGATGATCAAAAATTTGGAGTTTCCCCACCATCATCTCCATTGCAAGCTGATCCAATGAACCG GCCATCTGGTGGTCGAATCCTTGAGGCACTTCATGTTGATCCTGCATCTTCTTTGTCTCTTGAGCAAGAAAAGAGTGCTAAAATGTTGCGACCATCAATGACGATAAG CTCCAAGTCGTCATCAGCAATTGCAAAACTCAGCAAAACTCCTATTGAGGGATCATCAAAAACTCAACAGGGCGAGAAAAAGGAAACTCCTCAAGAACGACTCAAAAGGATAATGAGTAAACAACTCAATAAACAAA TTCGAAAAGACAATGCTGCTGAGATGGCTAAAAGGCGGGAGCTTGAAAAGCAACGACAGGAAAAGCTGGCTGAAGCAAGCAGGATAAGCCGTTATAGTCGTCATAGTCGTAGTAGAAGTAGAAGTTGCAGCTCTTCTCCACCAAG GCGGCGTCGCTATAGTAGAAGCCACAGTAGAAGCAGGAGCCCAAGAAGATACTACTCTCGATCAGGATCGCATTCTCGTTCTCCTTCCCCAAG GTCGAGGAGCCGGACCAGGTACTGA
- the LOC122024097 gene encoding pentatricopeptide repeat-containing protein At4g33990-like, producing MVDFSRRLLSCATLRLARPLHALLLVSGRARDAFLVTKLLNLYSRLGDLPSVVLTFRHAPVKTSITWNTMIACYVHHGFLKDALACFRCLILSPSPSARPDSFTFPVTIKACWDLEWGKRIHSLAYKLGFVCNVFVSASLVHMYSRLGFTDDARKVFDEMKIKDLGCWNAMLSGLCQNGRTAAVTELFEQMMMLGLPMDKVTVTSILPVCTPLQNPLLGFCIHVYCIKHGMDSDLFVSNALIDMYAKLGHLEEAQKVFKAMVDRDLVTWNSIISGYEQTGDANSALNLFNEMQQSGIQPDRLTLVSLASAVAQRGDDRNGQSAYGFILRRGWDLHDIIVSNAIVDMYGKLSKVKLAQEVFDRMPKRDVISWNTLITGYSQNGLANEAIEIFKYMQIHEGIMPIQGTLASVLPACAHVGALQEGVKIHSYALRIGLLSDIFVSTCLIDMYAKCGRLAEAMVLFEQVSSRFTGPWNAIIAGLGVHGHGKKAASLFSEMQEQGIKPDHVTFVSLLSACSHAGLVDHGRQCFHQMKSVYGLEPWVKHYACMVDLLGRSGQLDAAYELIMTMTLKPDSGVWGALLGACRIHGNVELGKVAASHLFEIDAENMGYYVLLSNMYAKAGKWDGITEVRSLARHKQLQKTPGWSSVEVNKKVNVFFTGNHSHPQHEEIQKELRTLLAKIKSIGYVPDFSFVLQDVEEDEKENILSSHSERLAIAYGIISTLPKTPIQIYKNLRVCGDCHNATKFISKITEREIIMRDSNRFHHFKDGKCSCSDYW from the coding sequence ATGGTGGACTTCAGCCGCCGCCTCCTCTCCTGCGCCACGCTTCGCCTCGCTCGACCTCTCCACGCTCTCCTCCTCGTCTCCGGACGCGCCCGCGACGCCTTCCTCGTCACCAAGCTTCTCAACCTTTACTCCCGCCTCGGCGACCTCCCCTCCGTCGTCCTCACCTTCCGCCACGCCCCCGTCAAGACCTCCATCACCTGGAACACCATGATCGCGTGCTACGTCCACCACGGCTTCCTCAAAGACGCCCTCGCGTGCTTTCGCTGTCTCATCCTCTCTCCTTCCCCTTCCGCCCGCCCCGATTCCTTCACCTTCCCTGTCACCATCAAAGCCTGCTGGGACTTGGAGTGGGGGAAGCGGATTCATTCCCTGGCCTACAAGCTTGGCTTCGTGTGTAACGTTTTCGTCTCCGCGTCCTTGGTCCATATGTACTCCAGGCTCGGGTTCACGGACGACGCCAGGAAGGTGTTCGACGAAATGAAGATAAAAGACTTGGGTTGCTGGAATGCGATGCTCTCCGGCCTTTGTCAGAATGGTAGGACGGCGGCGGTGACCGAATTGTTTGAGCAGATGATGATGCTTGGGTTGCCCATGGATAAGGTCACTGTGACGAGCATTCTGCCAGTTTGCACACCCCTGCAGAATCCTTTATTGGGTTTTTGCATTCACGTTTACTGCATCAAACACGGTATGGATTCAGATTTGTTTGTGTCTAATGCGTTAATTGACATGTATGCGAAGTTGGGTCATTTGGAAGAAGCACAGAAGGTATTTAAGGCAATGGTGGATAGAGATTTGGTGACCTGGAATTCTATCATTTCTGGCTATGAGCAAACTGGTGATGCTAACTCTGCACTTAATCTATTCAATGAGATGCAGCAGAGTGGCATTCAACCTGATCGATTAACGCTTGTAAGTCTAGCTTCTGCAGTCGCTCAACGTGGGGATGACCGAAATGGTCAGTCAGCATATGGTTTCATCTTGAGAAGGGGGTGGGATTTGCATGATATCATTGTTAGTAATGCCATTGTTGACATGTATGGGAAGTTGTCAAAGGTTAAGCTTGCACAAGAAGTGTTTGATAGGATGCCAAAAAGAGATGTCATTTCTTGGAATACTTTGATCACTGGGTATTCTCAAAATGGTCTTGCAAATGAAGCAATCGAGATATTTAAGTATATGCAGATCCATGAAGGGATCATGCCCATTCAAGGAACACTTGCCAGTGTTCTACCTGCTTGCGCACATGTTGGGGCTTTGCAAGAAGGGGTGAAAATTCATAGTTACGCACTTCGAATTGGCCTACTGTCAGACATTTTTGTGTCTACTTGTCTCATAGATATGTATGCAAAATGCGGGAGGCTGGCAGAAGCAATGGTTTTGTTTGAACAAGTCTCCAGTAGGTTTACTGGTCCATGGAATGCAATCATAGCTGGTCTTGGTGTACATGGCCATGGAAAAAAGGCAGCATCACTATTTTCAGAAATGCAAGAACAGGGGATAAAACCGGACCATGTTACATTTGTTTCACTGCTGTCCGCTTGTAGCCATGCTGGGTTAGTTGATCATGGACGCCAATGCTTTCACCAGATGAAATCAGTTTATGGTCTTGAACCTTGGGTAAAACATTATGCCTGCATGGTGGATTTGCTTGGTCGGTCTGGGCAACTGGATGCTGCCTATGAACTGATAATGACCATGACACTAAAGCCTGATTCTGGTGTATGGGGTGCTCTTCTTGGAGCTTGTAGGATTCATGGCAATGTAGAACTAGGTAAAGTGGCTGCGAGCCACCTCTTTGAGATCGATGCAGAAAATATGGGTTACTATGTTCTGCTATCTAATATGTATGCTAAAGCAGGCAAATGGGATGGCATAACTGAAGTGAGGTCCTTGGCTAGACATAAGCAGCTACAGAAAACTCCTGGATGGAGTTCAGTGGAGGTGAATAAGAAGGTGAATGTGTTCTTTACCGGGAACCACTCACACCCTCAGCACGAGGAGATCCAGAAAGAATTGAGAACATTGTTGGCCAAAATTAAAAGCATTGGTTATGTTCCAGATTTCagctttgtgttgcaggatgtggAGGAGGATGAGAAGGAAAATATATTATCAAGCCACAGTGAAAGACTTGCAATTGCCTATGGAATTATAAGCACCTTGCCGAAAACTCCTATTCAGATCTACAAGAATTTGCGGGTATGTGGAGACTGTCATAATGCAACCAAATTCATATCAAAGATCACCGAAAGAGAGATCATCATGAGGGATTCAAACCGTTTCCATCATTTTAAAGATGGTAAATGCTCTTGCAGTGATTACTGGTAA